Part of the Campylobacter sp. genome, TAAAATTTTAAAATTTCGAAGCCTCTATTACAAGGACGAGCTTCGCTCATCCGCGAAGTCAAACCGATAAAAATGCAGGCGCTAGCCTGCCGTAACTTTAGCGGGGCGTGGGGCAGAGCCCCACTCGCAGGCTCGGACCTTCAAGGAAACATCAGCAGCGCCTTGCGCTTCGCTTGTTTTGTTCGAGCCGAGAAGTCAAGATCAAAACGGATACGTCAAGCAGCAGACGCGACCGACCTTTTCGTTGTAGCTGACGTCGAGCTTCAGATCGTATAGTTTGCTTAAAATTTCGCTTTTTATGATCTGCTCGGCCTTGCCGTATGCGACCTCGCCGCCGCCTTTTACGAGCGCGACGTATCCGCCCAAAAGCAGCGCGAAGTCCGGATTGTGCGTGGCCAAAACGACGGTGTAGCCGTTTTTGAGAAGCTCTTTTGTGGCGCGGAGAAATTTGTATTGGTTGGCAAAGTCTAACGCCGAGGTCGGCTCGTCGAAGATCACGATCTTCGGCTCGCTGCAAAGTGCGCGCGCGATGGATGCCATCTGCCTCTGGCCGCCGCTTAGGCGCGTGATGATCTTGTCTTTTAGGTGCCAAATTTCAAGCATTTTCATGTAGCGCTGCGCAAGCTTGTAGTCGTTTTCGCTCGGCTGCGAAAAGATCCCGATATGCGCCGTGCGCCCCATCAGGACGTATTCGAAGACGCTATAGTCGTACTCGCAGACCTCGCTTTGCGAGACGTAGCCGATGATTTCGGCGCGCCCTTTGGCGCTGAGGCTCGCCATATCCTTGCCGTCGATTGAAATTTTACCGCGCAGGGGCTCAAGCGTGCCGCTGATTAAATTTAAAAGCGTCGATTTTCCCGCGCCGTTTTGCCCCAAAATCGTCAGCATCGCGCCCGCTTCGAGGTTTAAGTTCACGTCGCGCAGCGTCAGAGGGGCGGATTTTGCGTAGCCGAAGTCTAAGCTCTCGATCTTAACCATTTAGCTTCCTTTTGTTTTTAAGTAGGATGAATATAAAAAATAGCGTGCCGATGAAGCCCGTAAGCACCCCCAGCGGGATCTCGCTTTGATTTATGCTGCGCGCTACGTCGTCTACGATGAGCACGAAGATCGCGCTTAAAAATATGCTCGCCGGGATCGCCTTGGTGTTGCTAACGCCCACGATCATGCGCGTTAGATGCGGCATCAAAAGCCCCACCCACGCGACTATGCCGCTGATACACACGCTACTTGCGGTTAGCAGCGTCGCGCAGACGATGATGATGCCCCGCTCCAGCACGACGTTTACGCCGAGCTTCGCTGCCGTCGCATCGCCCATGGATAGGACGTTTATGCGGTAGCTCATCAGCACCAAGATAGCGATACAAACCCCCATCACCGGCGCTATCATCGCCAGCACGGAGGGATCGACCTTCGCGAGGCTTCCTAGCTGCCAATACACGATGTCTGCAAGCTTCGTCTCGGGATCCGCCATAAATTTTAAAAACCCAATCAACGCGCCCATCAGACCGCTTACGATGATGCCGGCAAGCACAAGCATTATGGTGGCGCTCGAACGCAGCGCGCGCGTAATCAGAAGCGTAATGCAAACCGCCGCAAGCCCAAAAACGAAGGCGAAAAGCTGGATCAAAAGGATATTTAGATCAAGCAGGATCGCGATCGCCGCGCCTACGCAGGCTCCGGCGCTGACGCCTAAGAGATCTGGCGAGACGAGTTGGTTTTTAAAGACACCCTGATACGCCGTGCCGCTGATGCCCAGCGCCGCGCCCACGAGCACCGCGGCGATGATGCGCGGCAAGCGCACATCCATAACGACGTTGTGGACGTTTTGCGCTACTTCGCCGCCGCTAAGCGCTTTTAAAACCTCGGCGATGCTTAGGCCGAAGCGCCCTATACAAAGCGATATCGCAATCGTTGCAATCGTCGCCAGTATCAGCAGCAGGAGCATAAATTTAAAATTTTTCATACCTTCCCTTGCTTTAAATTTTATCTTTTGCCTTAAATTTAATCTTTGAAATTTCGCCTCGTTGAAACCTGTTTAAAATTCCGCCCTTCGGCTCGTAGGCGAAAGGCTTGCAGTAAAATTCCTTCGTGATGGCTCCAAGATCAATATTTCAGAAAAGATCCGGATGAAAATTTTAGCCGCCTACAAGATTTGTAGTGACGTCCTCGCGCCCGTGCAGTCCCAGCCGAAAATGTTTGCAGGCGCAGCATAGACGCGCTTTTGTCGCACCGCCTCAAGCTGCGAAACGCAGGACTTGACAGCAGCGCCTCCGCCTCGCACGACATTTTCTATCGATGATGACGCAGAGACTGCAGCGACTTTGATTTATACATCTAAATCCTTAAACAGATGTGGCATTTTAGCATATATCATATTAAATTTTTATGATTTTAGCTTTCATATACGCGAGCGAAATTTAATGGCGTGCAGCTCCGTGTAATAAGGCTTTTAGCAAAATTTAGCTTGCGGATTTCAGATGAGCGTCTACGAAATTTATGCTGAGATGGAATTTTAAAATTTCATCCGTTCGCGAAAGATAGACTTAAACCTGATGGCAGAATTTTGCCTGGCTAAATTTCGCCTATTTAGCAGCAGACAGCGCGCGGCGAAATTTTACGTAGGATTTTAAGATTTGATTTAGAATTCCGTAAACGGATACTGCGCGAAAATTTTCTCTTTATTAGGCCCCGGTTTTGCTAGCCACTTAGTCTTAGAATTTTATTAGCCGTTTGGATGCGGGATTTTATTTGCCCGCAAGAGGTTAAATTTTATCATGAAATTTCGCATCGTTTAAAATGCGATGCGAAATGAATCCGTCCGTTGCTACTGCCAGCCTAGGGATTTGCGTTTTAAGCGCATGTCGCTTACCATTTTTAGCGCAAGCGCGACCGGATCGGTATCTACGTGCATCACAGAGCCAAGCGCTCGCCTGGTGCCCTCTTTGAAAAAGTGTATGACATTTGCGGAGCCGTGGATTTGATACTCGACGCAGTGATATGAGTCGATGCCCATTAGACGGAATCCGAGCGAGGCATCGACGCCCTTTTCGTTCGCCCACTCGGGAGAAGTGAAGGCAAGCGGCAGCTCGTAGAGATTTTTGTCTAGCACCCCTGCGATACCTGCGAAAATTCCGCTGGAGCGAGTATTATCGATACACTCACCCACGTGCCAAACCGGCGGAAGCTCATCTTTTTCTAAAAATGCCCGCAGCGACGCGCCTGCTTTTTTATACGCGCTTTTTTGGCAAAAGCCCAGCTTCATTAGTGGGAACGACGCGCAGCCGTTGGTTAGGATTAGGACGTTATTTTCGATTAGGGTTTGTGCGACATCTATGATAGCGCGCTCATAAGGCACTTTAGGATTGGTGCAGCCGACCATATTTACGATGCCTAAAATTTCACCGCTTTTTAGCGCGTGCGCTAACGGCTCCATGCCGCCGTAGTGCTTATGGACGAATTCTACCGAAAAGCCAACTTCGGCCTCGACTTCATACGGCGGGATATATACCGGCAGTCCCTTGCGCTTTTCGTGAGATTGCAATGCGCGGTCTAGAATTTTACGCGCTAAATTCCTAGTCTCGGCGATATTGCTATGGTGATGATCGTAGCCTATATGCTCGGCTCCGGGAAGCCTAGCTGATGAGCTTGTGGTAACGACCTTGGTCTGGAAGCAGTTAGCCACGTCCATAATCGCAGGATAGACATCTTGGACATCGGCGACCCACAGATCAAGCGCGCCCGTGCCTATGACGAGTTCGGCAGTTACGGCGTTTGAGAGCGGCACAACGCCCCAGTTGCGATACATCGCCGATAGCCCAGAACAGCACACGCCGTAAAATGCGATCCCATGCGCGCCTATTGCGCGAGCCTTGTCTTGGTACTCCTTAGAATTTCCGATCTCCACTATTAGGCTTACTAATGTCGGCAGATGTCCGTGCACGGCGATATTGACCCAGCCTTTTTTGAGTGCGCCCATATTGCTTTTGGAAGTTACGCGATCTC contains:
- a CDS encoding ABC transporter ATP-binding protein; the encoded protein is MVKIESLDFGYAKSAPLTLRDVNLNLEAGAMLTILGQNGAGKSTLLNLISGTLEPLRGKISIDGKDMASLSAKGRAEIIGYVSQSEVCEYDYSVFEYVLMGRTAHIGIFSQPSENDYKLAQRYMKMLEIWHLKDKIITRLSGGQRQMASIARALCSEPKIVIFDEPTSALDFANQYKFLRATKELLKNGYTVVLATHNPDFALLLGGYVALVKGGGEVAYGKAEQIIKSEILSKLYDLKLDVSYNEKVGRVCCLTYPF
- a CDS encoding iron ABC transporter permease, with translation MKNFKFMLLLLILATIATIAISLCIGRFGLSIAEVLKALSGGEVAQNVHNVVMDVRLPRIIAAVLVGAALGISGTAYQGVFKNQLVSPDLLGVSAGACVGAAIAILLDLNILLIQLFAFVFGLAAVCITLLITRALRSSATIMLVLAGIIVSGLMGALIGFLKFMADPETKLADIVYWQLGSLAKVDPSVLAMIAPVMGVCIAILVLMSYRINVLSMGDATAAKLGVNVVLERGIIIVCATLLTASSVCISGIVAWVGLLMPHLTRMIVGVSNTKAIPASIFLSAIFVLIVDDVARSINQSEIPLGVLTGFIGTLFFIFILLKNKRKLNG